The nucleotide sequence GAAATATGTTTCATTAAATTATGAACAGTTtgagtttcaacatttgatattgtGTATTTGCGCTATTTCAAATAAGATATGGACTTCAAATGATTTGAAAACCATCATAATCTGTTTTCATCAACACTTTACAAAGCGTCTAAACTCATGGCTttgtacagaagaggattagggccactgaaaaaaatcattttttctgagtcaattttttattgttattattattattatgaggaaaaagtcagaatactgtgattaaagtcagaattctgagattgaagttagaattctgagaaaaagtcagaattctgagattaaattcagaattctgagattaaattctgagaataaattcagaattctgagattaaagtcagaattctgagattaaattctgagaataaattcagaattctgagaaaaagtcagaattctgagattaaattctgaattctgagattaaattctgagattaaattctgagattaaattcagaattctgagattaaattttgagattaaagtcagaattctgagatttaatttagaattctgagaaaaaattctgaattctgagattacattTTGAGATTAAGGTCAggattctgagaataaagtcagaatcctgactcTTTTCttattatataattttttttaaaaatgacctttttttttccagtaaccctaatcctcttccgtagctTTGGGGTTGTATGTAAAGTATTTAAATGATCTCCTATGAATGTAAGTAAATCAAATTGCAAAGCTAAATTGAACCACCCATTTATGTGGAGACTTTTCTATAACTCAAAAGTATTATAAGGTAACATTACACGTGTCAGCGATTAGGACGAGGCTGAAATGGGGGATGTTCTGTCTAACGCTACATATGGTGTGAACCGTAACGTTACACGAACATGGCTAAACTAAGGAATAGCGTTAATTTGCTATTGTTGACATATTagcaaataataacaacagtacgTTACCTTTCAGCTACTGACAGTACAGTTTGAACTCGCTCAGTCTATCCCCGCTGTCCTGTTCATTCAAATATGTTAGTTAAGACATTTGCTTTGCGCAATGCCAGAAGAGAGGTCGGTTGTCTTTCAGGGAAATAAAACCAGGTGCGCTCACAGAGCACCATCTCTGCTGCCCTGCGCAGGCTAGCACACTTTAGCTGTTTGTTTAAGGTAGCTAGCTTGTTTGATGATGCCTTCAGGTGATCCTCGTAAAAAAAAACGATCAAGCAGTTTGACTgacaaattaattaaatatacaattttttaaatattatccGACGAAAAAAGTATTACCTTATACGTTATCAATAGAAAATATCAGTTTGATACAATTAAGATAATTCTAAACACTGTATTTACTCTTGTCAACTATCCCCACTGGTTAGACATGCCCCTAGTCTGGAGACGATTTCTATCAGATGTGCCCTTGTAAATATGTATTATATCAAATCTAAAGATTATATCCActcttgtgttttcattgtgcTTTCTATGACGGAACTGTTACCGTTTATGAACAGAAGATCCCTGGGCTTTTATGggatggcttttttttttttttacaaatagtttgtggtggaattcatcaataaactggacagctcacacagaagactcaggagactgaTGGCTtatgttgaaatagtttatgtagaactcgaTCAAGGAGCAATAACATAACTATttacaggcaggagagtgcagtgcaattaAGACAATTATAAACACTGTATTTACTCCTGTCACCTATCCCCACTGGTTAGACATGCCCATAGTCTGGGGACGTTTTCTTGCTATACcagtacaaaaacaaagagatatTTGAACCAAATAGTCGTGGATAAattccaaagaagaagaagaaacagtcgCGGTCCATGGTCCACCTGGTCtaacttaatttaattgttcgtttgtttgttggttggtCAATTGATGGTCTTATTGTAACaatcaaataatttaaatttgCTTAAaattcttcttttctccttcttcttcttcttcttcttctatcacTATTACTACCATAACCATGACTAAATCAATAACAGTTGCTCATTTATAAGAACTCATTGAAACAGCATTCTAAAAATATTATGTTTGGTCCAAAAttatgtgggttttttttattatatattttgaattttaagAAGGTGAATACGAACATTGATGCAAAACAGGCCATGTTATCAGAATACCTGAAATGATTACTTTTTACACTATCTTGTATGTGAGACAGAGATTTGTGCCAACCGCCATCACTTataaacagtaacggaggccacagactgcaccacgctgaccactgaacagatccataccatccctgccttgtctgtcacactccatcatctcatctcatcttatactctctctctgactgctgatgacattaaaataatgcatattacaacattatattatataattatcttttctaaattatattatgttatattacattattattgtttactacaacttacaGTCATATACCAATATGtgtttattatattgcttaatctgtcattgtcaaccataatcacaccatgtcaacctgtcactactgaaacatttttaatactgcctgtaattacttctatataatccatttgtaacatttgtatttatctcaattccatttgtaacattgtatatatctaaattgtattatatctttatttatctatttttatttttacttttttatttgactaattgtaactttttcttgattgtacttatgtctgggttgctgcaacaactgaatttccccccaaggatcaataaagtaatatcttatcttatcttattaaagAAATACAATTCATCAAAATAGGTTGTGCCTATACCGAATGACTCATTTAATTCCTACAGCCTTGAATGCAACATTTTCTTTGCCGGATGAAATGTCATACTGTAGCTCGGAACgttgtttgttatttgttcCATAACGGACTGATTTTTTTGTAGGACACGAAAAAAGCAGGAAGCctcacattttgttttaatgttttatcaaaTATGCCAGGATTGTCTGGAACAGAGCGAGCAGGATGCACGAAGATACTGAAGTCAATGTCCAAAGGCGACATACTATCACTTAGTGACACCGTCACGAACAAGATGATAGTCGTGGAGGATGAATCAGGTATGCCTTTAGGCAGTACGTTAGACACTTAGCAAATATACTTTATTGTATTCAAGGAGAAATTAGTTCAGTTTCTCTAAAGATAGACTCAATCAAGTTTATAATAACACACTCACAATATAATGCCATATCGTGAGAAGAATGAACACAATATGCACCGCTAATGTTAAATAACAAGATAACTAGTTTCCCTTAGCcacaccaaaacaaactatCTGAGTTAGGAAGGTGTGTTCAATGATATCTTGTTCAGTTAATCCAAGGTTTTAAAAGTcgattcaaaacaaaatgtcctcCTTACTTACAGAGGCTATAGAAACTATTCTCTCCTTTTCTAAAAACGCCGAGGAGCTGTTGAAAAGGAGGAAGGTTTATCGCGAAGCCATATTCAAATACCTGGCCAAAGAAGGTGTGGCGATGCCCCCGAACAGCGAGAAGCACCAGCTGATGAAAAGGACGCTGGAGCATTGGTCACCGGGGAAGGTAAGCAGGTGTTTGTGGATATTGGAGtactaaattaaatgttaacGACTGTAAGCTAAgtaggggagaatggggttggttgtcacactttttactgttttgatgattgctcatcattaaaacatatttcaatagtcattcctacattaaattgaagctatggggttggttgtcacacaccatggggatggttgtcacacactatggggatggttgtcacacactatggggttggttgtcacacaccatggggatggttgtcacacactatggggttggttgtcacacaccatggggatggttgtcacacaccatggggatggttgtcacacaccatggggatggttgtcacacaccatggggatggttgtcacacactatggggatggttgtcacacactatggggttggttgtcacacactatggggttggttgtcacacaccatggggatggttgtcacacaccatggggatggttgtcacacactatggggttggttgtcacacactatggggatggttgtcacacactatggggttggttgtcacacactatggggttggttgtcacacactatggggttggttgtcacacactatggggttggttgtcacacactatggggttggttgtcacaatggtatttcaatgggaaaaatctttttaaaaaggcaagaaggcagaactaaatttgaaagtttaattgcactgacaagtgataggcctacataacttaatgcattttaacataaaacgagcgaggaacatgaacaggaaacacatctttaggccagcctatataacaacataaagaaccaatcaaataggcctaacaataatggcctactcaactaggctacatgcagtcactgtctgagttacagtgatggcaaatgtagggtctgtgcactccaactaatttcaccatgcattagtttgccaacataggggttggttgttacatgtgacaaccaaccccaaagagaatgtgatgaCCAACCCAACTGGATTGTTTTGCTAGCATccaggctaacaaccatctaacaactagttagctagctaataaaaatctaaactaaagctttcccctcacactttttaagggtaacacttgttttgttataaacccatcgtttaaaagcctagaagaaaaatactgaggagctgaatatttacaatttgacatgaaaaacacaaaaagtcgtctcacctcaagttcagctgtcttactccataGAAGACTATGtgggtgagctctgatcctaattctggaaatgtccataccccaatttgagagacagtgccctctggtggcgagatataacgagtgtgcctgccaaccaacccgtgtgacaaccaaccccgttttCCCCTATACTGCAACATGTCCAAAATAAGTACTCCAACcccagagccggccctaaccaACTTGGTtccctaggcaagattttaactggtgccccttgtattgtaaccaacttaaacaatcacatcacatatacactgaaagacaactaACATAAAGCTCTATgctttacaggtttcctttgtttgaaaataaaaatgacctctaaaagaacattgttaaaatggtaataacattgatatttagcaggaaaataatgacacaatTTCAAActgcataatgtaatagtagtagaatgtattcagtcattatataacaataatacactttcaacaaagcaacagtaatgtattaagtgatgactgaaaaggcagaagcaaaatgtttatttaagcctagcctacattttctatctaattaagataacagcttccaaagtgtgaagaaaacaacaacaacaaaacaaaagcagtaaatcatgaacacttaaagacttcaaaaactgatttgcatgccattatttttaaaaccaaaagtgaatcacaagctcttaaatgtttactggcatcattccGCAATTTAATCCCAAATTAAactagataaaacaatattgtttttcctattatcttcacattttcttcctcactcatttagcagCGCTCCCTATGGATGGCCCACCCctctagcatttgcctatactgcctgtgccacgggccggccctgTCCAACCTCATTGTAGAAATGATTTGAGATTACTGATGAACTCTTGTTCTTTGAAGGGTAAAGCTGATGAAAGATGTTCACGAGAGACGGAGCGAACAGCGTCTGACTCCACGAACCTGAAGGCAGGAGAGAGCTTTGACCCACTGGTACTCGGCCATGAGTTCTGCCAGTGGTTCTTCCAGCTCCTGAACAGTCAGAACCTCTCACTGGGACAGCAGCCTCAAGAGTGGGGACCACAGCACTTTTGGCCAGATGCAAAGCTACGATTACTTAGCAGGTAAAAAGTCCTCTTACAGAAAATGAATAATGCTGTTAGTTTGGGCAGGACATGGATCCACTCCTGCTTAATACCAAGAAGCTACAGACTGCTTGGTAACGATGAAAAATTTGTTATGGATCAAGATTTGCTATATGGGCCTTACTGACTGTTCATTTTCATCAGAATTCAATTCTAGAATGTTATATTTTCAACTTCATTAACAGAAAAGGGCATAAATGCAGGTCTCTGTATGACTCTGGGATACTGAGATGGATGCACTAAAAGCAGTGATTTACTACAAACTATCTTAGTTTTcatcagatacatttttttgcagTCAATTGGATTGTTAGAGAACATAAGCACATAGAAGGATCTTTAGTTAACTTTTCTTTAATACTTATATTTAATTTGGAGAAAAATGACCTGCATCTAAACCCTGATAATGTagatgtgtctctctctcagcactgGCAGTGAACAGATGGCTGAGTTCCTTGGAGCTGAACTGGTCAGCCTTCGTCTCCAGTCCTTGGCCAGGGAAGAGCGTCTCCTCCTCAGCCCCAACCTTGAGCCTCTCGGCCTCAGGGCGCTTGCGTCCCCACACGGCCTGGTGCTGGTGGCAGTAGCTGGGACCATCCACAGAGACGCAGCCTGTTTGGGTATCTTTGAGCAAATATTTGGCCTCATTCGTTCCCCACTGGAGAAAAACAGCTGGAAGATCAAGTTTGTAAATCTGAAGATCAAAGGGAGAGAGGCCTTGGGAGAGGCAGAGATAGCAGCACCGGCCTTGACGTATAACTCCACTGAACTGCAGCTCTTCTGCAGGTGATAAGGGCTCCCTCCTATTTTTAATCAACGTACTTATCCAACATATTTACCCAGGCTGTTGTTCTCAGAGATCTGATTGGGGGAAACTTTAATGGCGCAATCCTCCCCTGACAGGTCAGGATTCACTGGTTGGTGGACAATATTGCATTTGAATGTACCCAGAAGGTAGATCACCAATGTGTCATTGGTtacctcctgttttttttacttttgggaCAATGGGActctctgctgcttcttttaATGGAAACATATTTTACCTTTTAGAAACTATACTTTGTTGAAGAgcaaattttgttttttagtttttatgtcTGTATCCAGTGCCTtgattggaaaaaaaatatttaaatacagacatggaTGTGCCCTTGTAAATATGTATTATATCAAATCTAAAGATTATATCAGCTCTTCTGTTTTCATTGTGCTTTCCATGACAGAACGGTTACGGTTTGTGAACAGAAGATCCCTGAGCTTTATgggatactttttttttttgcaaatagtTTGTTGtggaattcatcaataaactggacacagaagactcaggagactgaTGGCTtatgttgaaatagtttatgtagaacttgatcaaggagaaataacataacaataCTAGCCTTTGGTGCCAGTAAGATTGTGGATAAAATATAGAGACATGAATGTTTAGTTAACATTTATCTTTTGTAAGAGGTATAAAACAGCAGCTGCTGATAAACAGTATTGTTAGCTATAGGAATTTAAGAAAATGACAGCctaactttaaatgtttttcccTGATATAGTTTATTCGAAGTACAACCACATTTCCCTAAGAGTTAGGGCAcagtaaaatgttaattaaagagAAATCGATGAACTCATTAAAAGCCTACATTTAATTGAAATGGTGCAAAGACAgtaaatcaaatgttaaaactgaaaaatgtcagttttatgaaaaatatatcctTATTTAAAAAGGATGCCAGCAACACTTTAAAGACAGTTGAGCCAAGGACAACAAAATATTGTAGGGGTtttgtaatgctaaaaaaaaaacagagaaacatctCCTAACTAATCAAATTACTTTGCAACAGGTaagtcacatgactgggtataaagaGGACatcacagagaggcagagtctTTCAGGGGTATGCATGGGCTCAAAAACCCATAAAATAACTaatgtctgtgaacacagtttgtgcTTGTCCACAAAAGTAAGTTCAAATAATGAAGAAACcataaacaaacattatccAGAAACACTGACAACTTCTCTAGGCACTCAATTTAAGATGCATTTAGGCAAAGTGGAAAACGGTCCAGCAGTCTGACCAGTCAAAAATTGAAATTCTCACAGGAAATCATGGACGTTGCATCCTCCAATCTAAAGAAGAAAGGTACAATCCAGCTTTCAGTGCACacttcaaaagccagcatccatgGTGGTATTGGGATTCACAAGTGCCCTTTACATgagtagcttacacatctgtgaaggaagcattaatgctgaacaatatatacaggttttggagctaCGAGTGTTAAAGAAGaagtgatgcaacacaacagtAAACATGCCTCTTTCCCAACTTTTGTAAACAAGTTGCTGgcataacatttaaaataaaaaaaacacttttaattacaacactttttcagtttcaacattatttattgtgtgtttttcaatTTAATATGGTGTTTGAATTAGTTGCAAAACAATAACATCTTatgaacattttacacaacatgTGTTGCACAACACTGATGGAATTGGGCTTATAATTAGGCACACATTTACATTATAGCAGTGTTGATCCAAGTGAGCTAAAGAATACATTACTTGTTCAGCTTGTGCTGTACTGTAGGCTCTATATGGTCCGTTTTATCTGTGATCAATTTGTTCCAAAGACAAACAGGTCAGTGCTTTTCTTTAAGCATCTTCACACATCATGATTCGTGTTTCATATAGAATTTAACTCTAAAGAGCAATCTGATTCTGTCCTTTAATGTCACAGTGTAAAGTAAGAAGcatattttgttgcatttttgttttaattttgaatcTTAAACTGCCTATTAGTCATCAGAGGGCAATCATTTGTAAATATCTTAGCCTTGCAGCTCTGCCAGTGGCTCAAAATGTGTGAGCCACAAATCCTGAAATCACTAGTattcagaggtgtcaagtaacaaagtacaaatactttgttaccttacttaagcaTAAATttggggtatctatactttactggagtaaatATTTTTCAGCCGACTTATTACTTGTACTCCTTATATTTTCaagcaattatctgtactttctactccttacattttaaaaataaccttGTTAATCCTAATTCTTttcggcttgttttcattccggcGAAGGAGTGAATTTGATTGTGGTTGGACATgatacattaacatattaatataacattatagtcattatggcctttagaaaaatgtttttttgggaggtggggtagtgtactgtaggcccctgtggcgcagcctaagcttttttccttaatggcatttttttccctcctacattacttttaatagttttgaaaccagtacttttacacttttacttgagtaaaaagtttgagttgatacttcaacttctacagaagtatttttaaaccctagtatctatacttctacttgagtaatgaatgtgaatacttttgacacctcttcTAGTATTTCCTTTTACATTAACAAGGCTAATCATTTGTGGAAGCATTTCCGTGTCCAACCTGTTTTGGCCTTGTTTGATTGTAGCTGTCATTTACGGGCTGACAGCCTCCCACATCCCGCTGCAGTGATTCTCTTGGGTGGTCAGACTgatctaaaaataaacacattcactAGCTGTGGTCTGGGTGAAACCTCAAccatatttgtaatttttataattttattggCCAAAATGACACATGGCATGCAGATGTTTCGGTCCAGCCCTTTAAAGGTAGCAGACattctttatttactgtaaGAAATAAGCAGAGGGTCTCATCTTCGGGATTAGGAGATTAAGTCTCCTCTGCTCTACAAGACATATTAAGATAATGAGGCCAGGAGTCAGAATGCTAGGAAAGAATCCGACCTCTTCATCTGTAACAGGCAACCAGGATTAAGAATAATACAGCTCAGCAACAATAGCAATGAAGAGGCCTTAATGGTCTCAGACAGTTTTGAAAGTAGGCCTACAGGATTACCTCCTGATGAGCTTTTTCTTCCTCACTAATTGTTATTTTAAGGCAGATATTGGATGAACGTTGCAAGATTTTTGATGTCATGCTATAAAATATATGTCCTAATTagataaagtaaagaaaataatcCAGTCTATTTCAAATGCACTAAATTGACTCATTATTCCTTGAATCTGGTTTTCCACTGATTCTACTGCGTCATCCTCCTCGGGACATTTGGGGTCCACTGGGGCACGGACTCTGCCAGTGTGACTCTGTGGCTTTGGTGGCAAATGTTACATGTGGGAAATTATTCTTGGCAGCTGTTTTCAAAGGCCCCTGGAAT is from Notolabrus celidotus isolate fNotCel1 chromosome 10, fNotCel1.pri, whole genome shotgun sequence and encodes:
- the c10h3orf38 gene encoding uncharacterized protein C3orf38 homolog; protein product: MPGLSGTERAGCTKILKSMSKGDILSLSDTVTNKMIVVEDESEAIETILSFSKNAEELLKRRKVYREAIFKYLAKEGVAMPPNSEKHQLMKRTLEHWSPGKGKADERCSRETERTASDSTNLKAGESFDPLVLGHEFCQWFFQLLNSQNLSLGQQPQEWGPQHFWPDAKLRLLSSTGSEQMAEFLGAELVSLRLQSLAREERLLLSPNLEPLGLRALASPHGLVLVAVAGTIHRDAACLGIFEQIFGLIRSPLEKNSWKIKFVNLKIKGREALGEAEIAAPALTYNSTELQLFCR